The following are encoded together in the Drosophila sechellia strain sech25 chromosome 3R, ASM438219v1, whole genome shotgun sequence genome:
- the LOC6607461 gene encoding uncharacterized protein DDB_G0284459 isoform X5, translating into MSEELKVVLRRSEQHSGFGFSLLGTTGPPHVIYDIVENSPAADCGAVEAGDVILKVNGTDVHRYTTKEVLKCLRLSEKLVTLELKRDPKLKARIKEQLANTQSPHYVDIESPNIYDYHSSSTNSSPNHRPNAGGKGAATTPSQSGLRYKSPTHLPSLRQNSSPLLASGSTTTTTTATHTHSHSRNSSASSTKIKVVETSITTSTTNVVGLTSPTGSVGGEATSPTFRPSRIPQALTKCAVPKPVPVLHSPQNKRPRPSQIPTKAANGNGNGHTAHLPPQSLQHSNSYSGSPVTRQRFADREPEREPEPNSAPPQPAKAPRFEAYMMTGDLILNLSRTPQTSNPLPAQAKKIDSLRDSPSRLVNPRINGALAPRASGESSPTSSSSVDSPTNTSSDSVKREAKLLQKQQQQQQQTYQQQQQRDSINNSYNRKDSLTNDTLLMCEELEPDEEAEYVLEEDNKQQRHRQQQQRYRQQQNQQRYEYYQNEDELEEQEEVEEEREEDQTHYDITNIETYQSGVGRGDDDDSDRQCLVDDDDDDDAYDDEENDAGDEDYSTNSLGSGSAKQRLRALKQRTATRQQQRNRDAVDCAGRSGSGSSSTTVKSEAGGLGLDETSFSVPTSPISLSTPLIDKETANSVPTSPEPSSLVPESSSGAGAGAVVVRRHNGHVVRKCDAAGFRTSKSEDHLQQIQREGIAAVIPIDIDEDVNSSLNTLLDTRQDSEDSQASDRDRIVWTYNAPLQPHQLAALQRQQQQQEQQFQQQQQQLHQQHLQQQQQQHQQQQQQHQQQQQQLYGGMVLSDPSDSDSTILVSDAAAQQRQQLKQQLRAQQHQQRERERDRDRDREQSEHKVVIQVRGLDSNSSGGNGTNGRSEEDVVTLTDEPLGTMTVGMRDASPPVSDDGSDVESLHSYHYSPKAVDMPSAIRLAKRLHSLDGFKKSDVSRHLSKNNDFSRAVADEYLKHFTFEKKSLDQALREFLQQFSLSGETQERERVLVHFSKRFLDCNPGTFNSQDAVHTLTCAIMLLNTDLHGQNINRKMSCAEFVDNLADLNDGENFPKDVLKSLYQAIKTKPLEWALDEEAGDLQQQRANNSALGNVGHNPFLDPPELATAVEYKKGYVMRKCCYDSSFKKTPFGKRSWKMFYCTLRDLVLYLHKDEHGFRKSQMSDNLHNAIRIHHALATKANDYTKKQHVFRLQTADQAEYLFQTSDSKELQSWVETINYVCAAISAPPLEGGVGSQKRFQRPLLPSKQSKLMLKEQLDSHEVQLAQLDQELNEHKKGPIPSKGLALQNYKEKESYLQYELRRYRTYVSILSAKMLADQQQLELQAQQPSPASHEEEADTFPVGTTACTPPTPQSINQKDQQKEQQQQPTNRWFDVFCCCCPLWRHLIHSKSH; encoded by the exons GTTGAGGCCGGGGATGTCATCCTCAAAGTCAACGGAACGGATGTCCATCGCTACACAACGAAGGAAG TTCTCAAATGCCTGCGCCTGTCGGAAAAGCTGGTGACCTTGGAGCTGAAGCGAG ATCCCAAGCTCAAGGCGCGGATCAAAGAGCAGCTGGCCAACACCCAGAGTCCGCACTATGTGGACATTGAGTCGCCGAACATCTACGATtaccacagcagcagcaccaactCCTCGCCAAATCACCGGCCAAACGCTGGTGGCAAGGGGGCGGCGACCACGCCCTCGCAGAGCGGACTGCGCTACAAGTCACCGACGCACTTGCCCTCGCTGCGCCAGAATTCGTCGCCACTGCTGGCGAGTGGATCCACCACGACCACAACCACCGCCACGCATACGCACAGCCACAGTCGAAACTCCTCGGCCAGCTCCACCAAGATCAAGGTGGTGGAGACGAGCATCACCACCTCGACCACGAACGTAGTGGGCCTCACATCGCCCACGGGTAGTGTTGGTGGGGAGGCCACCTCACCCACCTTCCGCCCGTCACGCATTCCACAGGCGCTCACCAAATGTGCCGTACCCAAGCCCGTGCCCGTTCTCCATTCGCCGCAGAATAAGCGGCCACGCCCTTCGCAGATTCCGACAAAGGCGGCGAACGGAAACGGGAACGGACATACCGCCCATCTGCCACCGCAATCGCTGCAGCACTCCAACAGCTACAGCGGCAGTCCAGTGACTCGGCAGCGGTTTGCCGATAGGGAGCCGGAGCGGGAACCGGAACCGAATTCGGCGCCACCGCAGCCGGCGAAGGCGCCACGCTTTGAGGCTTACATGATGACCGGTGACCTTATTCTTAATCTGTCCCGGACACCGCAGACCAGCAATCCGCTTCCCGCCCAGGCCAAAAAG ATTGACAGCCTTCGCGATTCACCCAGTCGTTTAGTAAATCCGCGTATCAACGGCGCACTAGCACCGCGTGCCTCTGGTGAATCCTCGCCCACGTCCTCCTCTTCGGTGGACTCGCCCACCAACACCAGCTCAGATTCCGTGAAGCGCGAGGCGAAGCTGCTgcagaagcaacagcagcagcagcagcaaacctatcaacagcaacagcagcgggaCAGCATCAACAACAGCTACAATCGTAAGGATTCGCTGACCAACGATACGCTGCTTATGTGCGAGGAGTTGGAGCCTGACGAGGAGGCCGAGTATGTCCTGGAAGAGGACAACAAACAGCAGCGGCAccgccaacagcaacaacgatACCGCCAGCAGCAGAATCAGCAACGCTACGAATACTACCAAAACGAGGacgagctggaggagcaggaggaggttGAGGAGGAGCGCGAGGAGGATCAAACTCACTACGACATCACCAATATCGAAACCTATCAAAGCGGTGTGGGCCGGGGTGACGACGATGACAGTGATCGGCAGTGCCTGGtagacgacgacgatgatgatgatgcctaCGACGATGAGGAGAACGATGCGGGCGACGAGGACTACTCCACCAACTCGCTGGGCTCCGGTTCAGCCAAGCAACGATTGCGGGCGTTGAAACAGCGCACTGCCACccgccagcagcagcgaaaTCGGGATGCCGTCGACTGTGCAGGACGCTCCGGATCGGGATCTTCTTCTACCACGGTCAAGAGCGAGGCTGGCGGTCTGGGCCTAGATGAAACCTCCTTCTCAGTGCCAACCTCTCCGATCTCGCTGTCGACGCCGCTGATCGACAAGGAGACGGCCAACTCGGTGCCCACGAGCCCGGAACCCAGTTCGCTTGTTCCGGAGTCGAGCAGTGGCGCTGGCGCCGGAGCCGTGGTGGTGCGCCGGCACAACGGACATGTGGTGCGGAAGTGTGATGCCGCCGGTTTCCGCACTAGCAAGTCCGAGGACCATCTGCAGCAGATCCAGCGCGAGGGCATCGCCGCCGTGATACCCATCGACATTGATGAGGATGTGAATAGTTCGCTGAACACGCTGCTGGACACGCGTCAGGACTCCGAGGACTCGCAG GCATCGGATCGCGATCGGATCGTGTGGACTTATAATGCGCCACTCCAACCGCATCAGTTGGCAGCTCTccagcgacagcagcaacagcaagagCAGCAAttccaacagcagcaacagcagctccaccagcaacatctgcaacaacagcagcagcaacatcagcagcagcaacaacagcatcagcagcagcagcagcaactctaCG GCGGCATGGTACTTAGCGATCCCAGTGATTCGGACTCCACCATCCTCGTCTCGGACGCGGCCGCgcagcagcgccagcagcTCAAGCAGCAGTTGCGCGcccagcagcatcagcagagAGAAAGGGAACGGGATAGGGATCGAGACAGGGAACAGTCCGAGCACAAGGTGGTCATCCAAGTGCGCGGACTggacagcaacagcagcggcggcaacgGAACTAACGGCCGCTCCGAGGAGGATGTGGTCACGCTGACGGACGAGCCGCTGGGCACGATGACCGTTGGCATGAGGGATGCCTCGCCGCCAGTCTCTGACGATGGCAGCGATGTGGAGTCCCTCCACTCGTATCACTACTCGCCCAAGGCCGTGGACATGCCCTCGGCCATACGCCTGGCCAAAAGACTGCACTCCCTCGACGGTTTCAAGAAGAGCGATGTGTCGCGACACCTCAGCAAGAA CAATGACTTTAGTCGAGCGGTGGCCGATGAGTATCTCAAGCATTTTACCTTTGAGAAGAAGTCACTTGACCAAGCGCTGCGTGAGTTCTTGCAGCAGTTCTCGCTGTCCGGCGAAACGCAGGAACGGGAACGGGTGCTGGTGCACTTCTCCAAGCGCTTCCTCGACTGCAATCCTGGCACCTTCAACTCGCAGGACGCCGTGCACACGTTGACCTGTGCCATAATGTTGCTGAATACGGACTTGCACGGCCAGAACATAAATCGTAAGATGAGCTGTGCGGAATTCGTCGACAACCTGGCAGATCTCAACGATGGCGAGAACTTTCCCAAGGATGTGCTCAAGTCGCTTTACCAGGCCATTAAGACCAAGCCGCTTGAGTGGGCACT AGATGAAGAGGCAGGtgatctgcagcagcaaaGAGCCAACAATAGTGCCCTGGGCAATGTGGGCCACAATCCCTTCCTCGATCCGCCGGAACTGGCCACAGCTGTGGAATACAAAAAAGGCTATGTGATGCGTAAATGCTGCTATGACAGCAGCTTTAAGAAGA CTCCCTTTGGCAAACGCTCCTGGAAGATGTTCTACTGTACGCTGCGTGATCTTGTGCTGTATTTGCATAAGGATGAGCACGGTTTTCGTAAAAGTCAA ATGTCCGACAATCTGCACAATGCAATACGCATACATCACGCACTGGCCACCAAGGCCAACGACTACACCAAGAAGCAACATGTGTTCCGGCTGCAGACGGCCGACCAGGCCGAGTATCTGTTCCAGACCAGCGACTCCAAGGAGCTGCAGTCGTGGGTGGAGACGATCAATTACGTGTGCGCCGCTATATCAGCGCCTCCGCTCGAGGGCGGGGTGGGAAGTCAGAAACGATTTCAGCGTCCGCTCCTGCCCAGCAAACAATCCAAGCTTATGCTG AAAGAACAGTTGGATTCGCACGAGGTGCAGTTGGCGCAGTTGGATCAGGAGCTTAACGAGCACAAGAAAGGTCCTATTCCCAGCAAGGGCTTGGCTCTGCAGAACTACAAGGAAAAGGAAAGCTACTTGCAGTATGAA CTTCGTCGTTACCGCACCTATGTGAGCATTCTGAGCGCCAAGATGCTGGCTgatcagcagcagctggagctgcaggCGCAGCAGCCGTCTCCAGCGTCGCACGAGGAAGAGGCCGACACATTCCCAGTGGGCACCACCGCCTGCACGCCCCCCACGCCGCAAAGTATTAACCAGAAGGATCAGcaaaaggagcagcagcaacagccaacGAACAG ATGGTTCGATgtcttctgctgctgttgcccaCTCTGGCGGCACTTGATCCATTCGAAAAGCCATTAA
- the LOC6607461 gene encoding uncharacterized protein DDB_G0284459 isoform X6, with protein MSEELKVVLRRSEQHSGFGFSLLGTTGPPHVIYDIVENSPAADCGAVEAGDVILKVNGTDVHRYTTKEVLKCLRLSEKLVTLELKRDPKLKARIKEQLANTQSPHYVDIESPNIYDYHSSSTNSSPNHRPNAGGKGAATTPSQSGLRYKSPTHLPSLRQNSSPLLASGSTTTTTTATHTHSHSRNSSASSTKIKVVETSITTSTTNVVGLTSPTGSVGGEATSPTFRPSRIPQALTKCAVPKPVPVLHSPQNKRPRPSQIPTKAANGNGNGHTAHLPPQSLQHSNSYSGSPVTRQRFADREPEREPEPNSAPPQPAKAPRFEAYMMTGDLILNLSRTPQTSNPLPAQAKKIDSLRDSPSRLVNPRINGALAPRASGESSPTSSSSVDSPTNTSSDSVKREAKLLQKQQQQQQQTYQQQQQRDSINNSYNRKDSLTNDTLLMCEELEPDEEAEYVLEEDNKQQRHRQQQQRYRQQQNQQRYEYYQNEDELEEQEEVEEEREEDQTHYDITNIETYQSGVGRGDDDDSDRQCLVDDDDDDDAYDDEENDAGDEDYSTNSLGSGSAKQRLRALKQRTATRQQQRNRDAVDCAGRSGSGSSSTTVKSEAGGLGLDETSFSVPTSPISLSTPLIDKETANSVPTSPEPSSLVPESSSGAGAGAVVVRRHNGHVVRKCDAAGFRTSKSEDHLQQIQREGIAAVIPIDIDEDVNSSLNTLLDTRQDSEDSQASDRDRIVWTYNAPLQPHQLAALQRQQQQQEQQFQQQQQQLHQQHLQQQQQQHQQQQQQHQQQQQQLYGGMVLSDPSDSDSTILVSDAAAQQRQQLKQQLRAQQHQQRERERDRDRDREQSEHKVVIQVRGLDSNSSGGNGTNGRSEEDVVTLTDEPLGTMTVGMRDASPPVSDDGSDVESLHSYHYSPKAVDMPSAIRLAKRLHSLDGFKKSDVSRHLSKNNDFSRAVADEYLKHFTFEKKSLDQALREFLQQFSLSGETQERERVLVHFSKRFLDCNPGTFNSQDAVHTLTCAIMLLNTDLHGQNINRKMSCAEFVDNLADLNDGENFPKDVLKSLYQAIKTKPLEWALDEEAGDLQQQRANNSALGNVGHNPFLDPPELATAVEYKKGYVMRKCCYDSSFKKTPFGKRSWKMFYCTLRDLVLYLHKDEHGFRKSQMSDNLHNAIRIHHALATKANDYTKKQHVFRLQTADQAEYLFQTSDSKELQSWVETINYVCAAISAPPLEGGVGSQKRFQRPLLPSKQSKLMLKEQLDSHEVQLAQLDQELNEHKKGPIPSKGLALQNYKEKESYLQYELRRYRTYVSILSAKMLADQQQLELQAQQPSPASHEEEADTFPVGTTACTPPTPQSINQKDQQKEQQQQPTNRKEKKKK; from the exons GTTGAGGCCGGGGATGTCATCCTCAAAGTCAACGGAACGGATGTCCATCGCTACACAACGAAGGAAG TTCTCAAATGCCTGCGCCTGTCGGAAAAGCTGGTGACCTTGGAGCTGAAGCGAG ATCCCAAGCTCAAGGCGCGGATCAAAGAGCAGCTGGCCAACACCCAGAGTCCGCACTATGTGGACATTGAGTCGCCGAACATCTACGATtaccacagcagcagcaccaactCCTCGCCAAATCACCGGCCAAACGCTGGTGGCAAGGGGGCGGCGACCACGCCCTCGCAGAGCGGACTGCGCTACAAGTCACCGACGCACTTGCCCTCGCTGCGCCAGAATTCGTCGCCACTGCTGGCGAGTGGATCCACCACGACCACAACCACCGCCACGCATACGCACAGCCACAGTCGAAACTCCTCGGCCAGCTCCACCAAGATCAAGGTGGTGGAGACGAGCATCACCACCTCGACCACGAACGTAGTGGGCCTCACATCGCCCACGGGTAGTGTTGGTGGGGAGGCCACCTCACCCACCTTCCGCCCGTCACGCATTCCACAGGCGCTCACCAAATGTGCCGTACCCAAGCCCGTGCCCGTTCTCCATTCGCCGCAGAATAAGCGGCCACGCCCTTCGCAGATTCCGACAAAGGCGGCGAACGGAAACGGGAACGGACATACCGCCCATCTGCCACCGCAATCGCTGCAGCACTCCAACAGCTACAGCGGCAGTCCAGTGACTCGGCAGCGGTTTGCCGATAGGGAGCCGGAGCGGGAACCGGAACCGAATTCGGCGCCACCGCAGCCGGCGAAGGCGCCACGCTTTGAGGCTTACATGATGACCGGTGACCTTATTCTTAATCTGTCCCGGACACCGCAGACCAGCAATCCGCTTCCCGCCCAGGCCAAAAAG ATTGACAGCCTTCGCGATTCACCCAGTCGTTTAGTAAATCCGCGTATCAACGGCGCACTAGCACCGCGTGCCTCTGGTGAATCCTCGCCCACGTCCTCCTCTTCGGTGGACTCGCCCACCAACACCAGCTCAGATTCCGTGAAGCGCGAGGCGAAGCTGCTgcagaagcaacagcagcagcagcagcaaacctatcaacagcaacagcagcgggaCAGCATCAACAACAGCTACAATCGTAAGGATTCGCTGACCAACGATACGCTGCTTATGTGCGAGGAGTTGGAGCCTGACGAGGAGGCCGAGTATGTCCTGGAAGAGGACAACAAACAGCAGCGGCAccgccaacagcaacaacgatACCGCCAGCAGCAGAATCAGCAACGCTACGAATACTACCAAAACGAGGacgagctggaggagcaggaggaggttGAGGAGGAGCGCGAGGAGGATCAAACTCACTACGACATCACCAATATCGAAACCTATCAAAGCGGTGTGGGCCGGGGTGACGACGATGACAGTGATCGGCAGTGCCTGGtagacgacgacgatgatgatgatgcctaCGACGATGAGGAGAACGATGCGGGCGACGAGGACTACTCCACCAACTCGCTGGGCTCCGGTTCAGCCAAGCAACGATTGCGGGCGTTGAAACAGCGCACTGCCACccgccagcagcagcgaaaTCGGGATGCCGTCGACTGTGCAGGACGCTCCGGATCGGGATCTTCTTCTACCACGGTCAAGAGCGAGGCTGGCGGTCTGGGCCTAGATGAAACCTCCTTCTCAGTGCCAACCTCTCCGATCTCGCTGTCGACGCCGCTGATCGACAAGGAGACGGCCAACTCGGTGCCCACGAGCCCGGAACCCAGTTCGCTTGTTCCGGAGTCGAGCAGTGGCGCTGGCGCCGGAGCCGTGGTGGTGCGCCGGCACAACGGACATGTGGTGCGGAAGTGTGATGCCGCCGGTTTCCGCACTAGCAAGTCCGAGGACCATCTGCAGCAGATCCAGCGCGAGGGCATCGCCGCCGTGATACCCATCGACATTGATGAGGATGTGAATAGTTCGCTGAACACGCTGCTGGACACGCGTCAGGACTCCGAGGACTCGCAG GCATCGGATCGCGATCGGATCGTGTGGACTTATAATGCGCCACTCCAACCGCATCAGTTGGCAGCTCTccagcgacagcagcaacagcaagagCAGCAAttccaacagcagcaacagcagctccaccagcaacatctgcaacaacagcagcagcaacatcagcagcagcaacaacagcatcagcagcagcagcagcaactctaCG GCGGCATGGTACTTAGCGATCCCAGTGATTCGGACTCCACCATCCTCGTCTCGGACGCGGCCGCgcagcagcgccagcagcTCAAGCAGCAGTTGCGCGcccagcagcatcagcagagAGAAAGGGAACGGGATAGGGATCGAGACAGGGAACAGTCCGAGCACAAGGTGGTCATCCAAGTGCGCGGACTggacagcaacagcagcggcggcaacgGAACTAACGGCCGCTCCGAGGAGGATGTGGTCACGCTGACGGACGAGCCGCTGGGCACGATGACCGTTGGCATGAGGGATGCCTCGCCGCCAGTCTCTGACGATGGCAGCGATGTGGAGTCCCTCCACTCGTATCACTACTCGCCCAAGGCCGTGGACATGCCCTCGGCCATACGCCTGGCCAAAAGACTGCACTCCCTCGACGGTTTCAAGAAGAGCGATGTGTCGCGACACCTCAGCAAGAA CAATGACTTTAGTCGAGCGGTGGCCGATGAGTATCTCAAGCATTTTACCTTTGAGAAGAAGTCACTTGACCAAGCGCTGCGTGAGTTCTTGCAGCAGTTCTCGCTGTCCGGCGAAACGCAGGAACGGGAACGGGTGCTGGTGCACTTCTCCAAGCGCTTCCTCGACTGCAATCCTGGCACCTTCAACTCGCAGGACGCCGTGCACACGTTGACCTGTGCCATAATGTTGCTGAATACGGACTTGCACGGCCAGAACATAAATCGTAAGATGAGCTGTGCGGAATTCGTCGACAACCTGGCAGATCTCAACGATGGCGAGAACTTTCCCAAGGATGTGCTCAAGTCGCTTTACCAGGCCATTAAGACCAAGCCGCTTGAGTGGGCACT AGATGAAGAGGCAGGtgatctgcagcagcaaaGAGCCAACAATAGTGCCCTGGGCAATGTGGGCCACAATCCCTTCCTCGATCCGCCGGAACTGGCCACAGCTGTGGAATACAAAAAAGGCTATGTGATGCGTAAATGCTGCTATGACAGCAGCTTTAAGAAGA CTCCCTTTGGCAAACGCTCCTGGAAGATGTTCTACTGTACGCTGCGTGATCTTGTGCTGTATTTGCATAAGGATGAGCACGGTTTTCGTAAAAGTCAA ATGTCCGACAATCTGCACAATGCAATACGCATACATCACGCACTGGCCACCAAGGCCAACGACTACACCAAGAAGCAACATGTGTTCCGGCTGCAGACGGCCGACCAGGCCGAGTATCTGTTCCAGACCAGCGACTCCAAGGAGCTGCAGTCGTGGGTGGAGACGATCAATTACGTGTGCGCCGCTATATCAGCGCCTCCGCTCGAGGGCGGGGTGGGAAGTCAGAAACGATTTCAGCGTCCGCTCCTGCCCAGCAAACAATCCAAGCTTATGCTG AAAGAACAGTTGGATTCGCACGAGGTGCAGTTGGCGCAGTTGGATCAGGAGCTTAACGAGCACAAGAAAGGTCCTATTCCCAGCAAGGGCTTGGCTCTGCAGAACTACAAGGAAAAGGAAAGCTACTTGCAGTATGAA CTTCGTCGTTACCGCACCTATGTGAGCATTCTGAGCGCCAAGATGCTGGCTgatcagcagcagctggagctgcaggCGCAGCAGCCGTCTCCAGCGTCGCACGAGGAAGAGGCCGACACATTCCCAGTGGGCACCACCGCCTGCACGCCCCCCACGCCGCAAAGTATTAACCAGAAGGATCAGcaaaaggagcagcagcaacagccaacGAACAG aaaagagaagaaaaagaaataa